A genomic window from Slackia heliotrinireducens DSM 20476 includes:
- a CDS encoding TetR/AcrR family transcriptional regulator: MKDSAKTDKRVMRTRKAIGEAFARLLETTEYSKVTVSAIAREADVNRKTFYLHYDSVEDVLAQLLEERIAEIVESDKQLVDCEHVAPYMKKVFCDLLTMMDEAPIFRDNVIKYVSYNRLLDMAKDPILENIHHQRQALGMPKRPDIEYVVTMYLGGLYALYETWSHDEATDMTLENLAETACGLLEPGVREMLNEDRQSLQ; this comes from the coding sequence GTGAAAGACTCCGCAAAAACCGACAAGCGCGTGATGCGTACGCGCAAAGCCATTGGCGAGGCGTTCGCCCGCCTGTTGGAGACGACCGAATACAGCAAGGTCACGGTCAGTGCAATCGCGCGCGAGGCAGACGTCAACCGCAAGACCTTCTATCTGCACTACGACTCGGTCGAGGACGTGCTTGCCCAACTTCTGGAAGAGCGCATCGCCGAGATCGTCGAATCGGACAAGCAGCTCGTCGATTGCGAACACGTCGCGCCCTATATGAAAAAGGTGTTCTGCGACCTGCTGACGATGATGGACGAAGCGCCTATATTCAGGGACAACGTGATCAAGTACGTTTCCTACAACCGGTTGCTGGACATGGCGAAGGATCCCATTCTGGAGAACATCCATCACCAGCGGCAGGCTTTGGGGATGCCTAAGAGGCCCGACATCGAATACGTGGTGACCATGTATCTGGGCGGACTGTATGCGCTGTACGAGACGTGGAGCCATGACGAAGCGACCGACATGACCCTTGAGAATCTTGCCGAAACCGCCTGCGGCCTGCTGGAACCCGGCGTCCGGGAGATGCTCAACGAGGATCGCCAGTCTTTACAATAG
- the yfcE gene encoding phosphodiesterase encodes MKLLIASDIHGSAYWCRRLFERIQAESPDRIVLLGDLLYHGPRNDLPRDYAPKEVIPLLNGVADRVVAVRGNCDAEVDQMVLDFPCMADYAVIMDGGRQLFLTHGHVFSPENMPVLPDGSAFLSGHTHVKCNKDVVMPDGRTITVVNPGSVSIPKDGSSSYAVYQDGAFFLKEL; translated from the coding sequence ATGAAACTGCTGATTGCATCCGATATCCACGGTTCCGCCTACTGGTGCCGCCGCCTGTTCGAACGCATACAGGCCGAATCGCCCGACCGCATCGTGCTGCTTGGCGACCTGCTGTACCACGGCCCGCGCAACGACCTGCCCCGCGACTACGCTCCGAAGGAAGTGATCCCGCTGCTCAACGGCGTTGCCGACCGGGTGGTGGCGGTGCGCGGCAACTGCGATGCGGAGGTGGACCAGATGGTGCTGGATTTCCCCTGCATGGCCGACTATGCGGTGATTATGGACGGCGGGCGCCAGCTGTTTCTAACCCACGGCCACGTGTTCTCGCCCGAGAACATGCCGGTGTTGCCTGACGGAAGCGCCTTTCTGTCGGGCCATACCCACGTGAAGTGCAACAAGGATGTGGTCATGCCTGACGGGAGGACCATCACCGTGGTGAACCCTGGCAGCGTGAGCATTCCCAAGGACGGTTCGAGCAGCTACGCGGTGTACCAGGACGGGGCCTTCTTCCTCAAGGAGCTGTGA
- a CDS encoding phosphatase PAP2 family protein: MEYPDFYNAITMSIRRDPKALAMIPKIDKDLVVVVAAVYIMVAISFVMEENWTPLVRYLAVPGVGFVLCTALRAAINAPRPVEKYGIDPIIKKDTSGKSFPSRHVFSATIIAFALFWLQPWWGGLGFVAVLVVCFTRIVGGVHFPRDVVAAVLLAAACALVGFVLIP, encoded by the coding sequence ATGGAGTACCCGGACTTCTACAACGCCATCACGATGTCCATCAGGCGCGATCCGAAAGCCTTGGCCATGATTCCGAAAATCGACAAGGACCTGGTCGTTGTCGTGGCGGCGGTCTACATCATGGTGGCCATCTCGTTCGTGATGGAGGAGAATTGGACGCCTTTGGTGCGGTATCTGGCGGTGCCGGGTGTCGGGTTCGTTCTCTGCACGGCGCTGCGTGCCGCCATCAACGCGCCGCGCCCCGTGGAGAAGTACGGAATCGACCCCATCATCAAGAAGGATACCTCCGGAAAATCGTTCCCGAGCAGGCATGTGTTCAGCGCGACCATCATCGCGTTCGCCCTTTTCTGGCTGCAGCCCTGGTGGGGCGGCCTGGGGTTCGTCGCGGTGCTGGTGGTGTGCTTCACCCGCATCGTCGGCGGCGTGCATTTCCCGCGGGATGTGGTTGCGGCGGTGCTGCTGGCCGCGGCGTGCGCACTGGTTGGGTTCGTTCTCATTCCCTAG
- a CDS encoding magnesium transporter CorA family protein — protein sequence MIEFYKTTDEGTVQIENLEPGCWVNVMRPSSEERTWLLDDLEIAPEFIRSALDDEESPHTDFDDDTRQVLVILDCASIEDRAETVDDTIVQYDTQPLAFLIVPEKECIVTLSLVPNETVRLFTTKRLRKLDTENRTDMMLQMMLHVSQQYLVCLRNIHRQFIKNEKELHRTMRNKELIKMLGFEKSLVYFSTSLKADDAVLQKLNTGRVVKLDSDDRDVLEDVTIEIRQAMEMSSIYATILNGSMETFGTVISNNLNLTMRTLTAMALVLAIPTIIFSFYGMNVAILPLDQTWIWPVLMAVGVSVVSAVVLWARKFFIK from the coding sequence ATGATCGAGTTTTACAAAACCACCGACGAAGGCACCGTGCAGATAGAGAACCTGGAACCGGGATGCTGGGTCAACGTCATGCGTCCATCGTCCGAAGAGCGCACGTGGTTGCTGGATGATCTCGAAATCGCACCTGAGTTCATCCGATCCGCTCTGGACGATGAGGAAAGTCCCCACACCGACTTCGACGACGACACCCGCCAGGTGCTGGTCATTTTGGATTGCGCGTCCATCGAGGACCGTGCCGAAACGGTCGACGACACCATCGTGCAGTACGACACGCAGCCGTTGGCGTTTTTGATAGTTCCCGAAAAGGAGTGCATCGTCACGTTGAGCCTGGTGCCCAACGAAACCGTGCGCCTGTTCACGACCAAGCGCCTGCGCAAGCTGGACACGGAGAACCGTACCGACATGATGCTCCAGATGATGCTGCATGTTTCCCAGCAGTACCTGGTGTGCCTGCGCAACATCCACCGACAGTTCATCAAGAATGAAAAAGAACTGCACCGCACCATGCGCAACAAGGAGCTCATCAAAATGCTGGGCTTCGAGAAGTCGTTGGTCTACTTCTCCACGTCGCTCAAAGCCGACGATGCGGTGTTGCAGAAGCTCAATACAGGGCGCGTGGTGAAGCTGGACAGCGACGACCGTGACGTTCTGGAAGACGTCACCATCGAGATTCGCCAGGCCATGGAGATGAGCAGCATTTACGCCACCATTCTGAACGGGTCGATGGAAACGTTCGGCACGGTCATCAGCAACAATCTGAACCTTACGATGCGTACGCTGACCGCCATGGCTTTGGTGCTGGCCATTCCCACCATCATCTTCAGCTTCTACGGCATGAACGTGGCCATCCTGCCGCTTGACCAGACGTGGATATGGCCGGTGCTCATGGCTGTCGGTGTCAGCGTCGTTTCCGCCGTCGTCCTGTGGGCAAGAAAGTTCTTTATCAAATAG
- the recQ gene encoding DNA helicase RecQ: protein MADALISQPREVLKRYFGYDGFRPNQQQVVDAILQGRDVLAVMPTGAGKSICYQVPAMCLMGYTLVVSPLISLMKDQVNALDAAGVPAGCINSSVSAAGRREAVQGVMDGSVKLLYVSPERLETEEFRDLCANFPPQMIAIDEAHCISQWGHDFRPSYMRLRRFIESLPQRPPVCAFTATATERVRQDILEQLALRDPFTVVASFDRPNLRFSVIRPRERDKDKRLLELLEKHSGESGIIYCSTRKAVEAVYDLLCEKGISAARYHAALPQAERRASQEDFIYDRASVIVATNAFGMGIDKSDVRFVIHYNMPLDLEEYYQEAGRAGRDGEPAECVLLYTPKDVKTAEFMVIRSKDEADLDADTRYEQVQRAQDRLRQMTFYSTTSDCLRGFILKYFGETAPGYCGACGNCETEFEDRDVTEDAQKIISCVYRLQQRGRQLGRAAIVDILRGSKTERITQNGFDTLSTYGLLADESKTHVRFVMEELINREILGVTHGQYPQVVFTQSSGEFLRNGEPFVIKVPKEKPKQGLVKDKRKNGRWVYGDEPVDKDLFQKLREARAHRAAMLGYPAYVVFNDATLADMCRRMPVTREELLEVSGVGEAKAARYGEEFMDIIRTHKEQHGL, encoded by the coding sequence ATGGCAGATGCGTTGATTTCCCAGCCCCGCGAGGTGCTGAAACGGTATTTCGGATACGACGGGTTCCGTCCCAACCAGCAGCAGGTGGTGGATGCCATCCTGCAGGGTAGGGACGTGCTGGCCGTCATGCCGACGGGCGCGGGCAAATCCATCTGCTACCAGGTGCCGGCTATGTGCCTTATGGGTTACACGCTGGTGGTGTCGCCTTTGATATCCCTCATGAAAGACCAGGTCAACGCCTTGGATGCTGCAGGGGTGCCGGCGGGATGCATCAACAGCTCCGTCAGTGCCGCAGGCCGTCGCGAAGCGGTGCAGGGCGTTATGGACGGCTCCGTCAAGCTTCTGTACGTGTCGCCGGAGCGTTTGGAGACTGAAGAGTTCCGCGATTTGTGCGCGAACTTCCCGCCGCAGATGATCGCTATCGACGAGGCCCACTGCATCTCGCAATGGGGCCATGATTTCAGGCCGAGCTACATGCGGCTGCGCAGGTTCATCGAGTCGCTGCCCCAGCGCCCGCCGGTATGCGCCTTTACGGCGACGGCTACCGAGCGCGTGCGCCAGGACATCCTCGAACAGCTGGCGTTGCGCGACCCCTTTACGGTGGTGGCGAGCTTCGACCGTCCCAACCTGCGGTTTTCTGTCATCCGTCCCCGCGAGCGCGACAAGGACAAGCGGCTGCTGGAGCTTTTGGAAAAGCACTCCGGCGAAAGCGGAATCATCTACTGCAGCACCCGCAAAGCGGTGGAGGCGGTGTACGACCTGCTGTGCGAGAAGGGCATCAGCGCTGCGCGTTACCATGCAGCGCTGCCGCAGGCCGAACGGCGGGCCAGCCAGGAGGATTTCATCTACGACCGTGCGTCGGTCATTGTGGCCACGAATGCGTTCGGCATGGGCATCGACAAATCGGACGTTCGCTTCGTCATTCACTACAATATGCCGCTTGACCTGGAGGAATACTATCAGGAGGCGGGGCGTGCCGGGCGCGACGGCGAACCTGCCGAGTGCGTGCTTCTGTACACGCCGAAGGATGTGAAGACCGCCGAGTTCATGGTCATCCGCAGCAAAGACGAAGCCGATCTTGACGCTGACACCCGCTATGAGCAGGTGCAACGCGCACAGGATCGCCTGCGTCAGATGACGTTCTATTCCACCACGTCGGACTGCCTGCGCGGCTTCATCCTGAAATACTTCGGCGAAACGGCACCAGGGTATTGCGGAGCGTGCGGCAATTGCGAAACCGAGTTCGAGGATCGGGATGTGACCGAAGACGCGCAGAAGATCATCAGCTGCGTGTACCGGTTGCAACAACGCGGCCGGCAGCTTGGGCGGGCGGCCATCGTGGACATCCTGCGTGGGTCCAAAACCGAGCGTATCACCCAGAACGGATTCGACACGCTGTCCACCTACGGGTTGTTGGCGGACGAGTCCAAAACCCACGTGCGCTTCGTAATGGAAGAGCTGATTAACCGCGAAATTCTCGGCGTGACGCACGGGCAGTACCCGCAGGTCGTCTTCACGCAGAGCAGCGGCGAGTTCTTGCGCAACGGGGAGCCGTTCGTCATCAAGGTGCCCAAGGAGAAGCCGAAGCAAGGCCTGGTCAAGGACAAGCGAAAGAACGGCCGTTGGGTGTACGGTGACGAGCCTGTGGATAAGGACCTGTTCCAGAAACTGCGGGAGGCCCGAGCCCATCGAGCCGCGATGCTGGGGTATCCGGCGTACGTCGTGTTCAACGATGCGACCCTTGCGGATATGTGCAGGCGCATGCCGGTGACACGTGAGGAGCTGCTGGAGGTGTCGGGCGTGGGCGAGGCCAAGGCCGCGCGTTACGGCGAGGAGTTCATGGACATCATCCGCACACATAAGGAACAGCATGGCCTGTAA
- a CDS encoding MarR family winged helix-turn-helix transcriptional regulator, with protein sequence MDTTYRELAYRLIDVRATHAPTRARRFIDSHFSGEDLVLSYLNRHGRCAFPKELGEAMDVTTARIAAILRKLEGQGLITRELDDRDGRKVVVRITQAGVDFVAKRRSEAFDYFVDLLECMGPEDAAEYVRLTEKAMDIIADKERAQVERLEVKAS encoded by the coding sequence ATGGACACGACGTACAGAGAGCTGGCGTATCGACTCATCGATGTTCGGGCGACGCATGCGCCAACCAGAGCCCGACGGTTTATCGACAGCCACTTTTCCGGTGAGGACTTGGTGCTTTCGTATCTGAACAGGCACGGGCGCTGCGCCTTCCCCAAAGAATTGGGCGAAGCCATGGATGTGACGACTGCACGGATCGCCGCCATCCTTCGCAAGCTTGAAGGGCAGGGGCTCATCACGCGTGAGCTCGATGACCGAGACGGTCGCAAAGTCGTGGTCCGCATAACTCAGGCAGGCGTCGACTTCGTGGCGAAACGGCGTAGTGAAGCGTTCGATTACTTCGTCGACCTGCTGGAATGCATGGGGCCGGAAGATGCGGCGGAGTACGTCCGCCTGACCGAGAAGGCGATGGACATTATCGCCGACAAGGAGAGGGCTCAGGTTGAGAGGCTGGAGGTAAAAGCCAGCTAA
- a CDS encoding PaaI family thioesterase, with translation MHEDKWSRFAEETFGEGATMDDIILHGLTHTMGLSVQEVRDGYVRLAMPVTEDLVQPLGFLHGGATLALLESCASCASMLRVDPDTHYSFGSGIEAKHINSVQVGETVIGEAQLNRTEDLGERGLKEYWDIKATTTEGKLVCTGVFKERIVSKEYFEKRNKEQHA, from the coding sequence ATGCACGAGGATAAATGGAGCAGGTTCGCAGAGGAGACGTTCGGCGAAGGCGCAACTATGGATGACATCATCCTGCATGGGCTGACCCATACGATGGGGTTGTCGGTGCAGGAGGTCAGGGACGGATACGTACGACTGGCGATGCCTGTGACAGAAGATCTTGTTCAGCCGCTGGGCTTCCTCCATGGAGGGGCGACGCTGGCCCTGCTTGAATCTTGCGCGAGCTGCGCATCCATGTTGCGCGTCGATCCCGACACCCACTATTCTTTCGGGTCCGGCATCGAGGCCAAGCATATCAACAGCGTCCAGGTGGGCGAGACCGTCATCGGCGAGGCTCAGCTGAATCGGACCGAAGATCTGGGCGAGCGTGGTTTGAAAGAGTATTGGGACATCAAAGCCACCACAACCGAAGGCAAGCTGGTCTGCACGGGCGTCTTCAAAGAACGGATTGTTTCCAAGGAGTATTTCGAGAAGCGCAATAAAGAACAGCATGCTTAA
- a CDS encoding UDP-glucose--hexose-1-phosphate uridylyltransferase has product MVEVTPSDAAEALIQYAISHALLDERDSQWAYNAVLGAIGADSPADAPLLPSEYTAARHLNEFENSAEGLPANWPRNRRELPIILDTLAKAARIHGAISRDENDERISAQLMDLVSPRPSQVERTFWNIHKTQGSKAAFDYFHTLSCDCNHIQTNAIVKDLSWSYDDVPYGNPLKLTVNKSKPEKDPRAIAKEAAVSVSPQETPYPACQLCIENEGYRGRASGNPHGAHPSRSNLRTVNIGLDGEDWALMYSPYAYYQEHCIAFSRRHTPMLVNEASLRKLFAFLEIAPHYFIGSNAGLPIVGGSILTHDHFQAGAEMLPLFSANDAWSFDMSTYPQVAASVVDWPLATIRLVGTDSDMLVAAGSRVMECWHTYSAESIDIVAEDANGPHNAITPFARVREDGSFELLLALRNNRTSEDRPLGIFHPRPEHHHIKRENIGLIEVAGLAILPGRLERELSEVERAIAQITSTLRAAGDSRESSLSRAGILVRAELETNDAIAKHAKWAADFTANRFTLDEAIEDQLKREIGRVFFEILEDASPFKHTDEGSAALKVFVESL; this is encoded by the coding sequence ATGGTGGAAGTAACCCCGTCAGACGCCGCCGAAGCTCTAATCCAGTACGCAATCAGTCACGCTTTGCTCGATGAGCGTGATTCCCAATGGGCATACAACGCCGTTTTGGGAGCCATCGGTGCCGACTCTCCGGCCGATGCACCCCTGCTACCCAGCGAATACACGGCGGCTCGGCATCTCAATGAATTCGAAAACTCGGCCGAGGGCCTTCCGGCAAACTGGCCTCGCAATCGCCGTGAGCTGCCGATCATTCTGGACACGCTCGCCAAAGCAGCCAGAATCCACGGCGCCATCAGCCGCGACGAAAACGACGAGCGCATATCCGCCCAGCTTATGGATCTGGTCTCGCCTCGTCCGTCCCAAGTTGAAAGAACCTTCTGGAACATCCATAAAACGCAGGGATCCAAAGCCGCATTCGACTATTTCCATACGCTGAGCTGCGATTGCAACCACATACAGACCAACGCCATCGTCAAGGATCTCTCTTGGAGCTACGATGACGTGCCGTACGGCAATCCGCTGAAGCTCACCGTCAACAAGTCGAAGCCAGAAAAGGATCCCCGTGCCATCGCCAAAGAGGCAGCCGTTTCGGTCTCTCCGCAAGAGACCCCCTATCCTGCCTGCCAGCTCTGCATAGAGAATGAGGGCTATCGCGGCCGCGCTTCCGGCAACCCGCACGGCGCCCATCCGTCCCGTTCGAATCTGCGCACGGTGAACATCGGGCTCGATGGCGAAGATTGGGCCCTCATGTACAGCCCCTACGCCTACTACCAGGAACATTGCATCGCATTCAGCCGTCGTCACACGCCCATGCTTGTTAATGAGGCTTCGTTGCGTAAGCTGTTCGCGTTTCTGGAGATCGCCCCGCACTACTTCATCGGCTCAAACGCCGGGCTGCCCATCGTGGGTGGTTCCATCCTTACCCATGACCACTTCCAGGCCGGCGCAGAAATGCTCCCCTTGTTTTCCGCCAACGATGCCTGGTCCTTCGATATGTCGACATACCCCCAGGTGGCCGCATCCGTGGTGGATTGGCCGCTGGCAACCATCCGCCTGGTGGGCACCGATTCCGACATGCTTGTCGCCGCGGGGTCCCGCGTCATGGAGTGCTGGCACACCTATTCTGCGGAATCCATCGACATCGTTGCCGAAGACGCCAACGGCCCCCACAACGCCATCACCCCGTTTGCAAGGGTGCGTGAGGACGGTTCGTTCGAGCTGCTCCTCGCCCTGCGCAATAACCGGACTAGCGAGGATCGCCCCTTGGGCATTTTCCATCCGCGTCCGGAGCACCACCACATCAAGCGTGAGAACATCGGCCTTATCGAAGTCGCCGGATTGGCTATCCTGCCTGGTCGTCTTGAACGCGAACTCTCCGAGGTCGAGCGCGCCATCGCGCAGATCACCTCGACCTTGAGAGCCGCAGGCGACAGCCGCGAATCTTCTCTCAGCCGTGCAGGCATTCTCGTTCGGGCGGAGCTTGAAACGAACGATGCCATCGCTAAACATGCTAAATGGGCGGCAGACTTCACAGCCAACCGGTTCACGCTGGATGAAGCCATCGAAGACCAGCTCAAGCGTGAAATCGGCCGCGTGTTCTTCGAGATTCTTGAAGACGCAAGCCCGTTCAAGCACACCGACGAAGGGTCTGCAGCCCTCAAGGTGTTCGTCGAAAGCCTGTAA
- a CDS encoding galactokinase, with the protein MGYGRFHVAQVFAPGRTELAGNHVDHQNGVVLTGTLELGIRGQAAENGTDTVHIESSGYPAFEILLDDVRTGRIELDWTPGTPIDANQSRALAIGVLAGFIHAGFDMRGFDLQLEADLPSGSGLSSSAAFELAIASVCNLFFSGNRIPPEKLALLAQSAERDYLGKPCGLMDQMAIACGGLVAMDFANPTNPQVKSIAAKFASFGYDLCLVNVGADHSAFVEEYAQVPADMHNVASFLGGTTLRDVPRATLYDHLDDVRFALGDGALLRAMHYYRECDLTRKRIQALEQGDFDAFLRCTALSSASSAQYLQNVSVPGANQPAMVALAFADQVLDDLAWADADKPRSFSSLASALGSRNSSASQPEIRRGVCRIHGGGFGGSIQVFVPREQTAQFAAIMDGHFGAGACLVARITTEGSHAWWK; encoded by the coding sequence TTGGGATACGGCCGTTTTCACGTTGCCCAGGTGTTCGCGCCTGGCAGAACAGAGCTGGCAGGAAACCATGTAGACCACCAGAACGGCGTAGTGCTCACAGGAACACTCGAGCTGGGCATTCGCGGTCAGGCTGCCGAGAACGGCACCGATACCGTGCACATAGAAAGCTCGGGGTATCCAGCCTTCGAAATCTTGTTGGATGACGTTCGCACCGGCCGCATCGAGCTGGATTGGACGCCAGGCACGCCCATCGACGCCAACCAATCGCGGGCGCTTGCCATAGGCGTGCTCGCCGGTTTCATACATGCGGGATTCGATATGCGAGGCTTCGACCTGCAGCTTGAAGCAGACCTTCCGTCCGGCAGCGGGCTTTCCTCGTCGGCAGCCTTCGAACTTGCAATCGCAAGCGTCTGCAATCTGTTCTTCTCGGGCAACCGGATTCCGCCGGAGAAGCTCGCGCTTTTAGCTCAATCTGCAGAACGCGATTACCTGGGCAAGCCTTGCGGCCTCATGGACCAAATGGCCATCGCCTGTGGCGGATTGGTTGCCATGGATTTTGCAAACCCGACGAACCCGCAGGTCAAATCCATTGCCGCTAAGTTCGCATCCTTCGGCTACGACCTTTGCCTTGTAAACGTGGGTGCAGACCACAGCGCATTTGTGGAAGAATACGCCCAGGTGCCTGCGGACATGCACAACGTCGCCTCGTTCCTTGGAGGCACCACGCTTCGCGACGTGCCGCGAGCGACGCTGTATGACCATCTGGACGACGTCCGTTTCGCACTGGGAGACGGAGCCTTGCTTCGCGCCATGCACTACTACCGCGAATGTGATTTGACCCGCAAACGAATCCAAGCCCTCGAGCAGGGTGATTTCGACGCATTCCTGCGCTGCACAGCCCTGTCTTCGGCCTCGTCGGCCCAGTATCTGCAGAACGTATCCGTCCCAGGCGCCAACCAACCTGCCATGGTGGCCTTGGCCTTTGCAGACCAAGTCCTCGACGACCTGGCATGGGCCGACGCCGATAAGCCCAGGAGCTTCTCATCCCTCGCCAGCGCGCTCGGAAGCAGGAACTCATCTGCAAGCCAACCCGAAATCCGCCGCGGCGTCTGCCGCATCCACGGTGGAGGTTTCGGGGGTTCCATACAAGTTTTCGTCCCCAGAGAGCAAACCGCCCAGTTTGCCGCTATTATGGATGGACACTTTGGCGCAGGCGCATGTCTTGTCGCCCGTATAACGACCGAAGGAAGCCACGCATGGTGGAAGTAA
- a CDS encoding glycoside hydrolase family 36 protein yields the protein MRPIRCFVSYRLVGESNEKARRTLVKILDSESEAPSDVEPEDEPKTINAETVKMYTDAIRAAEKQDAMPDAEVQDDEDEGSPKRNISINCTFDQEVFSVSVDVMSDVRIESCMVVWSHEFSNDERILLNGWQSWTDTQELPIDGYMRGLKRVPAPLIRRFVLDGSGDYRFTEYTNKPGQLHGWTYGYIRDDRTCTLIAGLDESRGFTHIRTDCKENLLFVLPEAPAREFKDGDTVEFGRFAVIERTDAEDVDKATEAAFDRWFELNGIQARTCKPACGYTTWYRHYGRINETVLCRDFDAVRSVFERVDASGFERVFQIDDGFCKIGDWLDVDRKCFPAGPAPMAQHISRKGFTPGIWLAPFAVEKDARIGHEHPDWVLCDEKGNAVTIGSNWSGAYALDTRNPEVRAYVTEVIRTYTQDWGFKLLKLDFLYAACMIPHDGMNRGELMADAMRLLRDAAGEDVLIDGCGVPLASAFGLVDYCRISCDVGNDWDDLPSRRMLHRERVSTKHSVSNTVWRAHLNRRAFRNDSDVVYLRTDVQLNMEQRTMLLDRSAVFSGVLFTSDNMGAWDDNQIERWQNAIDLMRLANR from the coding sequence ATGAGACCCATACGCTGCTTTGTTTCATACCGCCTTGTCGGCGAGTCCAACGAAAAAGCTCGGCGCACCTTGGTGAAGATTCTCGATTCAGAATCGGAAGCCCCATCGGATGTAGAACCGGAAGATGAACCGAAGACCATAAACGCCGAAACGGTGAAGATGTACACCGACGCGATTCGTGCCGCTGAAAAACAGGACGCAATGCCTGATGCCGAAGTGCAGGACGACGAGGACGAAGGTTCGCCAAAGCGAAACATCAGCATCAACTGCACCTTCGACCAGGAGGTGTTCTCCGTTTCCGTCGACGTCATGAGCGACGTGCGCATCGAATCCTGTATGGTCGTATGGTCCCATGAGTTCAGTAACGACGAACGCATTCTTCTGAACGGATGGCAATCTTGGACCGACACGCAGGAATTGCCTATCGATGGGTACATGCGCGGCCTGAAACGCGTGCCTGCACCGCTTATCCGTCGTTTCGTGCTGGATGGCTCGGGCGACTACCGCTTTACCGAATACACAAACAAGCCCGGACAGCTTCACGGATGGACGTACGGGTATATTCGTGACGACCGAACGTGCACGCTGATTGCCGGTCTTGACGAATCCCGCGGGTTCACCCACATCCGCACCGACTGCAAGGAGAACCTCCTCTTCGTCCTGCCGGAAGCACCCGCCCGTGAATTCAAGGATGGCGACACCGTCGAATTCGGAAGATTCGCCGTCATAGAACGCACCGACGCGGAGGACGTGGACAAGGCGACCGAGGCCGCCTTCGATCGCTGGTTCGAACTAAACGGCATCCAAGCCCGCACTTGCAAACCGGCCTGCGGATATACCACCTGGTACCGTCATTACGGACGCATCAATGAGACCGTCCTGTGCAGGGATTTCGACGCCGTCAGAAGCGTGTTCGAGCGCGTCGACGCTTCGGGATTCGAACGTGTATTCCAAATCGACGACGGTTTCTGCAAAATTGGAGACTGGCTGGATGTCGATCGGAAATGCTTCCCAGCCGGTCCAGCACCAATGGCGCAGCACATCTCCAGAAAAGGATTCACCCCCGGCATCTGGCTCGCCCCGTTCGCCGTTGAGAAAGACGCCAGAATCGGCCACGAGCACCCCGACTGGGTGCTTTGCGACGAGAAAGGCAACGCCGTTACCATTGGCAGCAACTGGAGCGGCGCATATGCCCTCGACACCCGCAACCCAGAAGTTCGCGCCTACGTAACCGAGGTAATTCGCACCTACACCCAGGACTGGGGATTCAAACTGCTGAAGCTCGACTTCCTGTATGCAGCCTGCATGATTCCCCATGACGGCATGAATCGCGGCGAGCTCATGGCCGATGCCATGCGCCTTTTGAGGGATGCCGCTGGAGAAGACGTGCTTATCGACGGATGCGGCGTGCCCTTGGCCAGCGCATTCGGGCTGGTCGACTACTGCCGAATCAGCTGCGACGTCGGAAACGACTGGGACGACCTGCCCAGCCGCCGCATGCTGCACCGCGAGCGCGTCAGCACCAAACACAGCGTTTCCAACACCGTATGGCGCGCACATCTGAACAGGCGAGCCTTCCGCAACGACTCTGACGTCGTCTATCTGAGAACCGACGTGCAACTGAACATGGAGCAGCGCACCATGCTGCTCGATCGCAGTGCGGTGTTCAGCGGCGTACTGTTCACCTCTGACAACATGGGTGCCTGGGACGACAATCAGATTGAACGTTGGCAGAACGCCATCGATCTCATGAGATTGGCCAACCGATGA